The Apium graveolens cultivar Ventura chromosome 6, ASM990537v1, whole genome shotgun sequence genome contains a region encoding:
- the LOC141666227 gene encoding uncharacterized protein LOC141666227 encodes MGGEEGDKFFNLEDLNADYGRKYRRTKQLNRNKENVGSMANIHTPSTKTNRSPLFTPTIVSSGSQKKTPTSMLTESTSNIVRLVGKRRKLGDLPRSGHLNETAASSQDRTPLSDVTNSGSASFSRNMLREETRSNINDISLNEREPLNRKGKENYLGFGRELFADEIVSDDEEESNDFNEGPNVVAPLFLSDDSEGSDYEASDCESSDDADCLSWSLDGDDEVIVDGMNSDCNLMQSRHVPRRVVPEEYASLGGPTAICSKCHARMLKEERVNKNVTKGCPIFSLCCMKGAVRLPPIPPTPEYLLDLYNDKKRGPTFHRLIRLYNAIFSFTSTGGNIDHSINNGRAPYVYKLNGQNHHVFGSLIPNDNETPKFCQLYIYDTINEVDNRLRQHLELYESDEIVELQITLKVIRSESGRECHISSTDEVVGIMVGDTEETCGDRDIVVKEKGKGLVRVSYVHPKLMALQYPLLFPRGEDGFHPKIKFQKTADSSCKPRGFLSLENYYSYTFQIRESDGKKMMEYVPGCIAPNCPDIISRVFRLELDQLMVDIKDKKNFGVCIRVMYVVEFQKRGLPHNVDNFVSAEIPDHLLDPVGYAAVKEFMIHGPCGLQNVKSPCMKDLRCIRHFTKKYCARTTFDDSGFPMYMRRRTNITVEIRKAQLDNQWVVPYNRDLLVKYQCHMNVEICCHARSLKYLFNNCLKGHDRVTVHVQRKRKRQANDTDEGGIDEINAYFDGRYLCGAESAYRIFGFPIYHRSISVERLQFHLPCDKNCTFHANEALGKVDVRKKNKFSKLEAFFYLNSVDVNAREYTYDEILRFYVWNDGERKWTMRKHGFQIGRLCYVHHSTGEPWFSSFIAYEEYGLLDDDKEWHEVLTQASAGGLPPQFYALGEIDELIRSVGKSLKKFDQLPQPPRSYLNNGTNNLIIEETSYDTRKTEYETAKLLHDCTEEQRKIYDAVIQSIDTNVGGIFFVYGSGGCGKTFLWRTLICKLRSQGKIVLPVASSAIAATLMFGGRTAHSRFKIPIVLDECSTCNIAHDSDVVQLIKQTQLIIWDEAPMQHRYAFECLDRSLKDIIKAVDPERYTMPFGGITVVLGGDFRQILPVITYADRADIVAACITRSWLWSICQVFLLTENMRLKQGESDSESEKLKKFTKWVLDIGNGPVSPPRVCNLPVTENQILIPSQFCDVQTENTVDNMICSTYPNFAHKGHSTQYLSERAILTPTNQTVGHLNSLIVDKLPGESVSYFSVDAAEEFGGTDENLNEAFPIEYLNSLNVAGMPPHDLKLKVGVVVMLMRNLNQTLGLCNGTRMIVTKCLRFCVECEVICGTFVGSNHFIPRMELSPSDTKMSFKLVRKQMPLQICYAMTINKSQSQFLKTVRLYLPKSVFTHGQYYVAISRVTSPTGLTIFVDDESGAATNITQNVVYKEVFYGLPEA; translated from the exons ATGGGTGGTGAAGAAGGTGACAAGTTCTTTAACCTGGAAGATTTGAATGCAGATTATGGTCGGAAGTACAGAAGAACAAAACAATTGAATCGTAACAAAGAGAATGTAG GATCAATGGCCAACATTCATACTCCGTCAACCAAGACGAACCGATCACCTCTGTTCACCCCAACAATAGTTAGTAGTGGGAGCCAAAAGAAAACACCTACAA GTATGTTGACGGAATCCACGTCAAATATTGTTAGGTTGGTGGGAAAGAGGAGGAAACTTGGTGACTTGCCTAGGTCAGGCCACTTGAATGAAACAGCTGCAA GTAGTCAGGACAGAACTCCTTTATCAGATGTAACAAATTCAGGTAGCGCCTCATTTTCTAGAAATATGTTGAGAG AGGAAACGCGATCAAATATTAATGATATTTCCTTAAATGAACGTGAACCTTTGAACCGGAAAGGGAAGGAAAATTATCTTGGATTTGGTAGAGAATTATTCGCAGATGAGATTGTTAGTGATGATGAGGAAGAAAGTAATGACTTTAATGAAG GTCCGAATGTAGTTGCTCCTTTATTTTTGTCTGATGATTCTGAAGGATCAGATTATGAAGCAAGTGATTGTGAATCAAGTG atgatgcagattgtcttagTTGGTCGCTTGATGGTGATGATGAAGTCATTGTTGATGGGATGAATTCGGATTGTAATTTGATGCAGAGCAGACATGTACCGCGACGTGTCGTTCCTGAGGAGTATGCTTCTTTGGGTGGTCCTACTGCCATATGTTCGAAATGTCATGCTCGGATGTTGAAGGAAGAAAGGGTAAATAAAAATGTGACTAAAGGTTGTCCTATATTTTCTCTTTGTTGCATGAAAGGTGCTGTGAGATTGCCTCCAATCCCTCCTACCCCTGAGTATTTGCTGGATTTATACAATGACAAGAAAAGAGGTCCTACTTTTCATAGATTGATACGGCTCTACAATGCAATTTTTTCCTTTACTTCTACCGGTGGTAACATAGATCATTCAATTAACAATGGAAGGGCGCCTTATGTATACAAATTAAATGGTCAGAACCACCATGTTTTTGGATCTTTAATACCGAATGACAATGAAACCCCCAAATTTTGTCAACTTTACATTTATGACACCATTAACGAAGTTGATAATCGTCTTCG GCAGCATCTTGAATTGTATGAAAGCGATGAAATAGTTGAGCTGCAGATTACACTAAAAGTTATCAGATCTGAGAGTGGAAGAGAATGTCATATTTCTAGCACTGATGAAGTTGTTGGCATTATGGTTGGTGACACTGAAGAAACATGTGGCGACCGTGATATAGTTGTTAAGGAAAAAGGTAAAGGTTTAGTCCGTGTTTCTTATGTTCATCCGAAGTTGATGGCTTTACAGTACCCTTTACTCTTTCCACGTGGAGAAGATGGATTTCACCCAAAGATTAAATTTCAAAAGACTGCGGATAGTTCTTGCAAACCACGTGGCTTTTTATCTCTGGAGAATTACTACTCATATACTTTCCAAATTAGAGAGTCTGATGGTAAG AAGATGATGGAGTATGTGCCTGGTTGCATTGCTCCAAACTGTCCCGACATCATATCAAGGGTGTTTAGGCTAGAACTTGATCAGTTAATGGTAGATATTAAGGACAAAAAAAACTTTGGTGTTTGTATTCGAG TTATGTATGTCGTCGAGTTTCAGAAAAGAGGCCTTCCACAT AATGTGGATAATTTTGTATCCGCAGAAATCCCAGATCATTTATTAGATCCGGTTGGTTATGCAGCCGTGAAGGAATTTATGATCCACGGTCCATGTGGTTTGCAAAATGTAAAGTCTCCATGCATGAAAGATTTACGTTGCATACGTCATTTTACGAAAAA GTACTGTGCTCGAACTACTTTTGATGACAGTGGCTTCCCGATGTATATGCGACGCAGGACAAACATTACTGTTGAAATAAGGAAGGCTCAGCTGGACAACCAGTGGGTAGTACCATACAACCGGGATCTTTTAGTCAAGTATCAATGCCATATGAATGTGGAAATATGTTGTCATGCACGCAGTCTTAAGTATTTATTTAATAACTGTTTGAAAGGCCATGATCGTGTTACGGTTCATGTCCAGAGAAAGAGAAAAAGGCAAGCGAATGATACTGATGAGGGGGGAATAGATGAGATAAATGCATATTTTGATGGAAGATATTTATGTGGTGCTGAATCAGCATATAGGATTTTTGGCTTCCCTATCTATCATAGAAGTATATCTGTTGAGAGACTTCAATTTCACTTACCATGTGACAAAAACTGCACCTTCCATGCCAATGAAGCGCTAGGGAAAGTTGATGTCAGGAAGAAGAACAAGTTCAGTAAACTGGAAGCCTTTTTTTATTTAAACTCTGTTGATGTTAATGCACGGGAGTACACTTATGATGAAATTCTACGGTTTTATGTGTGGAATGATGGTGAGAGGAAATGGACCATGAGGAAGCATGGGTTTCAAATAGGTAGATTATGTTATGTGCATCACAGTACGGGTGAGCCTTGGTTTTCTTCGTTTATTGCTTACGAAG AGTATGGTTTACTTGACGATGATAAAGAATGGCATGAAGTGTTGACTCAAGCTTCTGCAGGTGGATTACCTCCCCAG TTCTATGCTTTAGGAG AAATAGATGAGTTGATCCGGTCAGTTGGTAAATCCTTGAAGAAATTTGATCAGTTGCCTCAACCTCCTCGCAGCTATTTGAACAATGGAACAAACAATTTGATAATTGAAGAGACAAGCTATGACACCAGGAAGACGGAGTATGAAACTGCCAAGCTACTACATGACTGTACAGAGGAGCAGAGGAAAATATATGATGCAGTAATACAATCTATTGACACTAATGTTGGAGGGATTTTCTTCGTTTATGGTAGTGGTGGTTGTGGAAAGACATTCTTATGGAGAACTCTTATATGTAAGTTACGTTCACAAGGTAAAATTGTGCTTCCAGTTGCTTCTTCAGCAATTGCTGCCACATTAATGTTCGGTGGTCGGACTGCGCACTCCAGATTTAAAATTCCAATAGTTCTTGATGAATGTTCAACATGTAATATTGCCCATGATTCAGATGTTGTGCAACTCATAAAACAGACACAACTAATAATATGGGACGAGGCGCCTATGCAGCACAGGTACGCATTTGAATGCCTAGACCGATCGTTGAAGGATATCATAAAAGCTGTTGATCCAGAACGTTACACCATGCCGTTTGGCGGTATTACTGTAGTTCTGGGTGGTGATTTCCGTCAAATCCTCCCAGTAATTACGTATGCAGATCgtgctgatattgtagctgcctGTATCACTAGGTCATGGCTGTGGTCCATTTGCCAAGTATTCTTGCTGACAGAAAACATGCGCTTGAAACAAGGTGAGAGTGATAGTGAAAGTGAAAAGCTTAAAAAGTTTACAAAATGGGTACTTGACATTGGTAATGGCCCGGTCAGTCCACCTCGAGTCTGCAATTTGCCAGTCACTGAAAATCAAATTTTGATTCCGTCTCAGTTCTGTGACGTACAAACTGAAAACACAGTTGATAATATGATTTGTAGCACGTATCCTAATTTTGCTCACAAAGGGCACAGTACACAGTACTTGAGCGAGAGAGCTATTTTGACCCCTACCAACCAGACTGTGGGCCACCTCAATTCGCTTATTGTAGACAAGCTCCCCGGAGAATCTGTGTCCTATTTTAGTGTTGATGCTGCAGAGGAATTTGGTGGGACAGATGAGAATCTGAATGAAGCCTTCCCAATAGAGTATTTGAACTCCTTAAATGTAGCTGGGATGCCACCTCATGATCTGAAACTGAAGGTTGGGGTTGTTGTTATGCTAATGCGTAATTTGAACCAAACCCTAGGTTTGTGTAATGGTACAAGGATGATTGTGACCAAATGCCTGAGATTCTGTGTGGAGTGTGAAGTAATCTGTGGTACGTTTGTTGGTTCGAATCATTTCATTCCACGTATGGAGCTTTCTCCCTCAGATACAAAGATGTCATTCAAATTGGTACGGAAACAAATGCCTTTACAGATATGCTATGCCATGACAATCAACAAATCTCAAAGTCAATTCCTGAAGACAGTTAGGCTATACTTACCTAAGTCAGTGTTCACTCATGGACAGTATTATGTTGCTATTAGTCGAGTAACCTCACCCACTGGCCTCACTATAtttgttgatgatgagtctggtGCAGCTACAAATATCACCCAGAACGTTGTGTACAAAGAAGTTTTTTACGGCCTTCCAGAAGCTTAG